A window of the Cynocephalus volans isolate mCynVol1 chromosome 10, mCynVol1.pri, whole genome shotgun sequence genome harbors these coding sequences:
- the LOC134387602 gene encoding zinc finger protein 564-like, with protein sequence MPIAAGSFGVSSECQALKDKGQPEDSVAFEDVAVNFTQEEWALLDPSQKKLYRDVMQETFLNLACIGKNWKNQNIENEYKNQGRNLSSFRIHERIHSGERPYECKECGKAFHWLSSLQIHERTHTGEKPYECKQCGKAFSHSNSFRRHERIHTGEKPYECKQCGKAFRCSGYTKMHEKIHTGERPYECKKCGKTFISLKRVRRHMITHTGEGPCKCKVCGKAFDCPSSIQNHERTHTGEKPYECKQCGKTFSRSSYIKMHERIHTGEKPYECKQCGKSFSRSGSIKIHERTHTGKKSYECRNVGKAFCLPSSIQSYESTHTGEKPLEYISSV encoded by the exons GACTCAGTGgcctttgaggatgtggctgtgaacTTCACTCAGGAGGAGTGGGCTCTATTGGATCCTTCTCAGAAGAAACTCTACAGAGATGTCATGCAGGAAACCTTCCTAAACCTGGCCTGTATAG ggaaaaactggaaaaaccagAACATTGAAAATGAGTACAAAAACCAAGGGAGAAATCTAAG TTCCTTCAGAATACATGAAAGAATTCACAGTGGAGAGagaccctatgaatgtaagga atgtgggaaagcctttCACTGGCTCAGTTCACTTCAAATTCATGAaaggactcacactggagagaaaccctatgagtgtAAACAATGTGGTAAAGCCTTCAGTCATTCCAATTCATTTCGAAGACATGAAAggattcacactggagagaaaccctatgagtgtAAACAGTGTGGTAAGGCCTTCCGGTGTTCCGGTTACACTAAAATGCACGAAaaaattcacactggagagagaCCCTATGAATGTAAGAAATGTGGGAAAACTTTCATTTCTCTCAAAAGAGTTCGAAGACATATGATAACACACACTGGAGAGGGACCTTGTAAATGTAAggtatgtgggaaagcctttgacTGTCCCAGTTCAATTCAAAATCATGAaaggactcacactggagagaaaccctatgagtgtAAACAATGTGGTAAAACTTTCAGTCGTTCCAGTTACATTAAAATGCATgaaagaattcacactggagagaaaccctatgaatgtaaacagTGTGGTAAATCCTTTAGTCGTTCCGGTTCCattaaaatacatgaaagaactcaTACTGGAAAGAAATCCTATGAATgtaggaatgtggg AAAAGCCTTCTGTCTTCCCAGTTCAATTCAAAGCTATGAAAGTACACACACTGGTGAGAAACCCCTTGAATATATAAGCAGTGTGTAA